The following are from one region of the Hymenobacter sp. YIM 151858-1 genome:
- a CDS encoding GNAT family N-acetyltransferase, with protein sequence MPAAVEIRQISAADTYPLRHQVLWPDKPLAYVHVPDDAEGHHFGAYDGNELVSVVSLFVRGREARFRKFATRPDRQGQGIGSALLRHLMAEAARLGARELWCDARQEAAGFYQKFGFAGEGATFYKGTIPYVRMRCALPQPAA encoded by the coding sequence ATGCCGGCCGCCGTCGAAATCCGCCAAATCAGCGCGGCCGACACGTACCCGCTGCGGCACCAGGTGCTGTGGCCCGATAAGCCCCTGGCGTACGTGCACGTGCCCGATGATGCCGAGGGCCACCATTTCGGCGCATACGACGGCAATGAGCTGGTAAGCGTGGTATCGTTGTTTGTGCGGGGCCGCGAGGCACGCTTCCGCAAGTTTGCCACCCGCCCCGATCGGCAGGGGCAGGGCATAGGCTCGGCGTTGCTGCGGCACCTTATGGCCGAGGCCGCACGCCTAGGTGCCCGGGAGCTGTGGTGCGATGCCCGGCAGGAGGCCGCCGGTTTCTACCAGAAGTTTGGGTTTGCGGGCGAAGGCGCCACGTTTTACAAGGGCACAATCCCGTACGTGCGCATGCGCTGCGCCTTGCCGCAACCCGCCGCCTAG
- a CDS encoding rhodanese-like domain-containing protein, with the protein MSLPELTPEQLRDRLAAGETLHLVDVRQPEEYAYCRIEGSTLIPLGDLARRADEIEADEPVVLICHHGVRSMQALAYLQHRHGLTNLLNLRGGIHAWSVKVDPSVPVY; encoded by the coding sequence ATGTCGTTACCCGAACTAACGCCCGAACAGCTGCGCGACCGACTGGCCGCCGGCGAAACCCTGCACCTCGTGGATGTGCGCCAACCCGAGGAGTACGCCTACTGCCGCATCGAGGGCAGCACGCTGATTCCGCTGGGCGACCTGGCCCGCCGTGCCGATGAGATTGAGGCCGACGAGCCGGTGGTGCTCATCTGCCACCACGGCGTGCGCTCGATGCAGGCGCTGGCCTACCTGCAGCACCGCCACGGCCTCACCAATTTGCTGAACCTGCGCGGCGGCATCCACGCCTGGTCGGTTAAGGTCGATCCGTCGGTACCGGTGTATTAA
- the pnuC gene encoding nicotinamide riboside transporter PnuC, which yields MSWFELWTAVAGTNPIEWVAFATGLACVALAAIGTIWNFPVAIVSCAFYVVVFHRAQLYSDRNLQFVFIAMSLYGWYEWLRGGKNHSALVVTRTPQREWPLLALAAAAYTGGFGYYLHQHTDASFPYLDSFTTAISLVAQYLLTRKRLENWLLWIGVDLLYVPMYWAKSLHATSGLYVLYLGLAAYGYWEWRRLMRQASLAELQPANSAAR from the coding sequence TTGTCGTGGTTTGAACTCTGGACGGCCGTAGCTGGCACCAACCCCATTGAGTGGGTGGCCTTTGCTACGGGCCTGGCCTGCGTGGCGCTGGCAGCAATTGGCACCATCTGGAACTTCCCGGTAGCTATTGTCAGCTGCGCGTTTTACGTAGTGGTGTTTCATCGGGCGCAGCTGTACTCCGACCGCAACCTGCAGTTCGTGTTCATTGCCATGAGCCTGTACGGCTGGTACGAGTGGCTGCGCGGCGGCAAAAACCACTCGGCCCTTGTGGTTACCCGCACGCCGCAGCGCGAGTGGCCGCTGCTGGCCCTGGCCGCGGCAGCCTACACCGGCGGCTTTGGCTACTACCTGCATCAGCACACCGACGCCTCGTTTCCGTACCTCGACAGCTTCACCACCGCCATCAGCCTGGTGGCGCAGTACCTGCTTACCCGCAAGCGCCTCGAAAACTGGCTGCTTTGGATTGGCGTCGATCTGCTTTACGTGCCGATGTACTGGGCCAAAAGCCTGCACGCCACCAGTGGCCTGTACGTGCTGTACCTAGGGCTGGCCGCTTACGGCTACTGGGAGTGGCGCCGCCTGATGCGCCAGGCCTCGCTTGCCGAATTACAACCCGCTAACTCTGCCGCCCGCTAA
- a CDS encoding ATP-binding protein — protein sequence MLRVALTGPESTGKTTLSQKLAEHYHTAWVPEYAREYLETRQLGLSYTLADLEDIARGQLATEDAAVAAAERCRRPVVFCDTELLVIKVWAEHAFGQCPEWILQEIERRRYDLILLLGIDLPWQPDPLREHPHLRQYFYDLYRSELTERLSNFAEIGGTFERRLDQSCFLIDELLRSHGYVPAAQAAADTQP from the coding sequence ATGCTTCGCGTCGCGCTAACCGGACCCGAATCGACGGGCAAAACTACCCTCAGCCAAAAGCTAGCCGAGCACTACCACACCGCGTGGGTGCCCGAGTACGCCCGCGAGTACCTCGAAACGCGGCAGCTGGGCCTGAGCTATACCCTGGCCGACCTCGAGGACATTGCCCGCGGCCAGCTGGCCACCGAAGATGCCGCCGTGGCCGCGGCCGAGCGCTGCCGCCGCCCCGTGGTGTTTTGCGATACGGAGCTGCTCGTGATAAAAGTGTGGGCCGAACACGCTTTCGGCCAGTGCCCGGAGTGGATACTGCAGGAAATTGAGCGCCGCCGCTACGACCTCATTCTGCTGCTGGGCATCGATTTGCCCTGGCAGCCGGACCCCTTGCGCGAGCACCCGCACCTGCGCCAGTATTTCTACGACCTGTACCGCAGCGAGCTGACGGAGCGCCTCTCCAACTTCGCCGAAATTGGCGGCACCTTTGAGCGCCGCCTCGATCAGTCGTGTTTTCTGATTGACGAGCTGCTGCGGAGCCACGGCTACGTGCCCGCCGCGCAAGCCGCCGCCGATACCCAACCCTAA
- a CDS encoding NifU family protein gives MNSTAPAGSVSIYAEASPNPESMKFVLNSQLVREGVSVDYPDAEAAAHSPLAQELFKFDYVGRVFIAANFVTVTKTTEHTWTQLIPELRTFLKSYVEAGGPIFTVDPAEEQRAAQVAAGAEGSAEDQATSQKIIDLLDNYVRPAVEQDGGNITFKSYNDGIVTVNLQGSCSGCPSATVTLKSGIENLLKRMVPEVKEVVAEGVNGGF, from the coding sequence ATGAATAGTACTGCCCCCGCCGGCTCGGTTTCGATTTACGCCGAAGCCTCGCCCAACCCCGAGTCGATGAAGTTTGTGCTCAACTCGCAGCTTGTGCGCGAGGGTGTGAGCGTGGATTACCCCGATGCCGAAGCCGCCGCCCACTCGCCGCTGGCCCAGGAGCTGTTTAAGTTCGATTACGTGGGCCGCGTGTTCATCGCCGCCAACTTCGTAACCGTTACCAAAACCACCGAGCACACCTGGACGCAGCTGATCCCGGAGCTGCGCACCTTCCTGAAGTCGTACGTGGAGGCCGGCGGCCCCATCTTCACCGTTGACCCGGCCGAGGAGCAGCGCGCTGCCCAGGTTGCGGCCGGCGCCGAAGGCTCGGCCGAAGACCAGGCTACGTCGCAAAAAATCATCGACCTGCTCGATAACTACGTGCGCCCCGCCGTTGAGCAGGACGGCGGCAACATCACCTTCAAGAGCTACAACGACGGCATCGTGACGGTGAACCTGCAGGGCTCGTGCTCGGGTTGCCCCTCGGCAACCGTTACGCTGAAATCGGGCATCGAGAACCTGCTGAAGCGCATGGTACCCGAGGTGAAAGAAGTAGTAGCCGAAGGCGTGAACGGCGGATTCTAA
- a CDS encoding aldose 1-epimerase family protein, with the protein MNTYSLENNRCRVRINEHGAELSSLVRHDLGGLEYVWQADAAVWARHAPVLFPIVGRLPQDTYYHLGQAYQLPQHGFARDRGFALVEQSSTALRLRLTDDDQSRQQYPFAFELTIGYRLHETTLHVSWEVRNPAASEELLFSMGAHPAFRCPLLPDEAFDDYVFRFDHPVQLERHLLEGGLLNGQTETVLRHATELPLSYELFSQDALVLKHYDFTRIALASRRSERAVQMQFNGFPYLGLWTKGPGAPFVCIEPWHGIASSVGAPTELRDKEGILTLAPGAVFRAGYTIEAQ; encoded by the coding sequence ATGAACACTTACTCCCTCGAAAACAACCGCTGCCGCGTGCGCATCAACGAGCACGGCGCCGAGCTCAGCAGCTTGGTGCGCCACGACCTAGGCGGGCTGGAGTACGTGTGGCAGGCCGATGCCGCCGTATGGGCCCGCCACGCGCCGGTGCTGTTTCCGATTGTGGGCCGCCTGCCCCAGGACACGTATTACCACCTAGGGCAAGCCTACCAGCTGCCGCAGCACGGCTTTGCCCGCGACCGGGGCTTTGCGCTCGTGGAGCAGTCGAGCACGGCCCTGCGCCTGCGCCTCACCGACGACGATCAGAGCCGGCAGCAGTATCCCTTTGCGTTCGAGCTGACTATTGGCTACCGCCTCCACGAAACCACCCTGCACGTAAGCTGGGAGGTGCGCAACCCCGCCGCCAGCGAGGAGCTGCTGTTCAGCATGGGCGCGCACCCGGCGTTTCGGTGCCCGCTGCTGCCCGACGAGGCGTTTGATGACTACGTTTTCCGCTTCGACCACCCGGTGCAGCTCGAGAGGCATTTGCTTGAAGGCGGCCTGCTGAACGGCCAAACCGAAACCGTGCTCCGCCACGCCACCGAGCTGCCGCTCAGCTACGAGCTGTTCAGCCAGGATGCGCTGGTGCTTAAGCACTACGATTTCACGCGCATAGCCCTGGCGAGCCGCCGCTCCGAGCGGGCCGTGCAGATGCAGTTCAATGGCTTTCCGTACCTAGGGCTCTGGACGAAAGGCCCCGGCGCGCCGTTCGTGTGCATCGAGCCGTGGCACGGCATAGCCAGCTCGGTAGGCGCACCCACCGAGTTGCGCGATAAAGAAGGCATTCTGACGCTCGCGCCGGGCGCCGTGTTCCGGGCCGGTTACACCATCGAGGCGCAGTAG
- the aroC gene encoding chorismate synthase: MSNSFGTLFRISTFGESHGPGIGVVIDGCPAGLAVNVADIQAALDRRRPGQSELTTPRSEADQVEVLSGLFEGRTTGTPIGLFIRNADQRSHDYSHIQNAYRPSHADYTYDQKYGHRDYRGGGRSSARETAARVAAGAVAMQLLQHHGIRVCSYVSQVGAVAVPVGYEQLDLGLIDSNMVRCPHPETAERMAGLIRQTRDRHDTVGGIVTGVATGVPAGLGEPVFDKLHAELGKAMLSINAVKAFEYGSGFAGTLLFGSEHNDAFYTDEAGQVRTRTNHSGGIQGGISNGQDIYFRVAFKPVATILQSQQTINNQGEAVELAGRGRHDPCVLPRAVPIVDAMTALVLADMLLRARASRV, from the coding sequence ATGAGCAACTCTTTCGGCACCCTGTTCCGCATCAGCACCTTCGGCGAATCGCACGGCCCCGGCATCGGGGTGGTTATCGATGGCTGCCCGGCGGGGTTGGCGGTAAACGTAGCCGACATTCAGGCTGCCCTGGACCGGCGGCGGCCCGGCCAATCGGAGCTTACCACGCCGCGCTCCGAAGCCGATCAGGTGGAAGTGCTGTCGGGCTTGTTTGAGGGGCGAACTACGGGCACGCCCATCGGCTTGTTTATCCGCAACGCCGACCAGCGCAGCCACGATTACTCGCACATCCAGAATGCCTACCGGCCCTCGCACGCCGATTACACCTACGATCAGAAGTACGGGCACCGCGACTACCGCGGCGGCGGCCGCTCGTCGGCGCGCGAAACGGCAGCCCGCGTGGCGGCCGGCGCCGTGGCCATGCAGCTGCTGCAGCACCACGGCATTCGGGTGTGCAGCTACGTATCGCAGGTAGGTGCCGTGGCTGTGCCGGTTGGCTACGAGCAGCTCGACCTAGGGCTGATCGACTCGAATATGGTGCGCTGCCCCCACCCCGAAACCGCCGAGCGCATGGCCGGGCTCATCCGGCAAACCCGCGACCGGCACGACACCGTGGGCGGTATCGTTACGGGCGTGGCCACCGGGGTGCCGGCGGGCCTGGGCGAGCCGGTGTTCGATAAGCTGCACGCCGAGCTGGGCAAAGCCATGCTGAGCATCAACGCCGTAAAGGCCTTCGAGTACGGTTCGGGCTTCGCGGGCACGCTGTTGTTCGGCTCGGAGCACAACGATGCGTTTTACACCGACGAGGCCGGCCAGGTACGCACGCGCACCAATCACTCGGGCGGAATCCAGGGCGGCATCAGCAACGGCCAGGATATTTACTTCCGGGTGGCGTTTAAGCCGGTGGCCACCATTCTGCAGTCCCAGCAAACCATCAACAACCAAGGCGAGGCCGTTGAGCTGGCCGGCCGCGGCCGCCACGACCCCTGCGTGCTGCCCCGCGCCGTGCCCATCGTGGATGCCATGACGGCCCTGGTGCTGGCCGATATGCTGCTGCGCGCCCGCGCCAGCCGCGTGTAG
- a CDS encoding TonB-dependent receptor, with protein MAWAQAPVSGTLTDARSGQPLPGATIALDGTAVGTTDASGNFSLPAVAAGVHELRFTFVGYQPLVRRIAGQPTAQQLSASLQPADVLTGEAVVTATRANERTATAYTNVSREELQQRNFGQDIPYLLDQTPSVVATSDAGAGVGYTDIRIRGTSNTGINMTINGVPLNDPESHGSFLVNLPDLASSISSLQVQRGVGTSQNGSAAFGASINISTLDNRREAYAETQNSYGSFNTWKNNVQFGTGLIAGKFTFDGRLSRIATDGYMNRASSDLKSYYFAAGYQQKNTLLKFITFSGREKTYQAWNGVPEPALTGDRALLQTYIDNGELSTADAARVLQEGRRYSYYTYDNQTDNYQQNHYQLHLSQGLGPSWNLGAALHLTRGFGYYESYRANRRLSAYNLPNVVLGDTTIKRTNLIDRKWLDNYFYGGTFALNYQPATNDRLQATVGGGWNHFDNDHYGEVIWAQFASTGNMRHRYYFNTADKTDYNTYARATWQVLPRLGVYGDVQVRHIDYRIKGVEDDQNDVTTRANYTFFNPKAGATFALGEGQQLYASYAVGQREPVRSDFTDRPAGDTSAKPERLNDFEGGYRLSLPNTDWLGRNTAVRFEANYFFMNYRNQLVATGQLNDVGTALRTNVASSYRTGVELTGFASANNKVSLSSTLTLSRNRIRNFQEVSYDADFNRVVGERRTSTISYSPAAVSAHTLEGQPLPGLRVAVLYKTISRQYLDNSENRRRSLDPYQVMDLRVRYSIRPAFVKEMELGLLVSNLLNHRYESNGYTYSYVGASGRPETFNWYFPQATRNFLASVGVKF; from the coding sequence ATGGCATGGGCGCAGGCGCCCGTGTCGGGTACCCTCACCGATGCCCGCAGCGGGCAACCGCTGCCCGGTGCCACCATCGCCCTCGATGGCACCGCCGTAGGCACCACCGATGCCAGCGGCAATTTTAGCCTGCCGGCCGTTGCGGCCGGCGTGCACGAGCTGCGCTTCACGTTTGTGGGCTATCAGCCGCTGGTGCGCCGCATTGCCGGCCAGCCTACCGCGCAGCAGCTCAGCGCCTCCCTGCAACCCGCCGATGTACTAACCGGCGAAGCCGTGGTAACGGCCACCCGCGCCAACGAGCGCACCGCTACGGCCTACACCAACGTAAGCCGCGAGGAGCTGCAGCAGCGCAACTTTGGGCAGGATATTCCTTACCTGCTCGATCAAACCCCCTCGGTAGTAGCCACCTCCGACGCCGGCGCTGGCGTGGGCTACACCGACATCCGCATCCGGGGCACGAGCAACACGGGCATCAACATGACCATTAACGGCGTGCCGCTGAACGACCCGGAGTCGCACGGCTCGTTCCTGGTAAATCTGCCCGATTTGGCCTCGTCTATCAGCTCGCTGCAGGTGCAGCGCGGGGTGGGCACCAGCCAAAATGGTAGCGCCGCGTTTGGGGCCAGCATCAACATCAGCACCCTCGACAACCGCCGCGAAGCCTACGCCGAAACGCAGAACTCGTACGGCTCCTTCAACACCTGGAAAAACAACGTGCAGTTCGGCACGGGGCTGATTGCGGGCAAGTTCACGTTCGACGGGCGCCTCTCGCGCATCGCCACCGACGGCTACATGAACCGCGCCTCCTCCGACCTGAAATCGTACTATTTCGCGGCGGGCTATCAGCAGAAAAATACCCTGCTGAAGTTCATTACCTTTTCGGGCCGCGAGAAAACCTACCAGGCCTGGAACGGCGTGCCCGAGCCCGCCCTTACCGGCGACCGGGCTTTGCTGCAGACGTACATCGACAACGGCGAGCTATCGACGGCCGATGCGGCGCGCGTGCTGCAGGAGGGCCGCCGCTACAGCTACTACACCTACGACAACCAAACCGACAACTACCAGCAGAACCACTACCAGCTGCACCTCTCGCAGGGCCTGGGCCCGAGCTGGAACCTAGGGGCCGCCCTGCACCTTACGCGCGGCTTTGGGTACTACGAAAGCTACCGCGCCAACCGGCGCCTCTCGGCCTACAACCTGCCCAACGTGGTGCTCGGCGATACCACCATCAAGCGCACCAACCTGATTGACCGGAAGTGGCTGGATAACTACTTCTACGGCGGCACCTTCGCGCTCAACTACCAGCCCGCCACCAACGACCGCCTGCAGGCCACGGTGGGCGGCGGCTGGAACCACTTCGATAACGACCACTACGGCGAGGTGATTTGGGCGCAGTTTGCCTCCACGGGCAACATGCGGCACCGGTACTACTTCAACACGGCCGATAAAACCGACTACAACACCTACGCCCGCGCTACCTGGCAGGTGCTGCCGCGCCTCGGGGTGTACGGCGATGTGCAGGTGCGGCACATCGATTACCGCATTAAGGGCGTGGAGGACGACCAGAACGACGTGACTACCCGCGCCAATTACACGTTCTTCAACCCCAAGGCCGGGGCCACTTTTGCCCTAGGCGAAGGCCAGCAGCTGTACGCCAGCTACGCCGTGGGCCAGCGTGAGCCCGTGCGCTCCGACTTTACCGACCGCCCCGCCGGCGACACCAGCGCCAAGCCCGAGCGCCTCAACGATTTCGAGGGCGGCTACCGCTTGTCGTTGCCGAATACCGATTGGCTGGGCCGCAACACGGCCGTGCGCTTCGAGGCCAACTACTTCTTCATGAACTACCGCAACCAGTTGGTAGCCACCGGCCAGCTGAACGATGTAGGAACCGCTCTGCGCACCAACGTGGCCAGCAGCTACCGCACCGGCGTGGAGCTGACGGGCTTCGCCTCGGCCAACAACAAAGTAAGCCTGAGCAGCACCCTTACCCTGAGCCGCAACCGCATCCGCAACTTCCAGGAAGTGAGCTACGATGCCGATTTTAACCGCGTGGTAGGGGAGCGGCGCACCTCCACCATTTCGTACTCGCCGGCGGCCGTATCGGCCCACACCCTCGAGGGGCAGCCGCTGCCGGGCCTGCGCGTGGCCGTGCTCTACAAAACCATAAGCCGCCAATACCTCGACAACTCCGAGAACCGCCGCCGCAGCCTCGATCCGTACCAGGTAATGGATTTGCGGGTGCGCTACAGCATTCGGCCCGCGTTCGTGAAGGAAATGGAGCTGGGCCTGCTGGTCAGCAACCTGCTCAACCACCGCTACGAAAGCAACGGCTACACCTACAGCTACGTGGGCGCCAGTGGCCGCCCCGAAACCTTCAACTGGTACTTCCCGCAGGCCACGCGTAACTTCCTAGCGTCGGTGGGGGTGAAGTTCTGA
- the secDF gene encoding protein translocase subunit SecDF, with protein sequence MRNKGLVITLTLIVSALCVYFLYFTFVSRRVQDDAVRYATRNGVVDQAKRQRYLDSVWRAPVTNVLGAEYTYRDVRNSELGLGLDLKGGMHVTLEVSPVEIVRAMAGNSKDAKFNEALRRAQELQKQNPSTSFTALFAQSFREVAPGDRLARIFANTTNRSRGIDASSTDEKVLREIDTEVEEAIERAFRILRTRVDKFGVNQPNIQRVKGTGRIQIELPGVDNPDRVRKLLQGQAKLEFWEVWRQDEFFPYLQQLDEVLKAKEALGGKAATTAAAAAPAANDTAATPADTTSLASQLAKKKPAGATADSAQTAQQAGSGLAKLFTMPGALGANIRDTARVNAVLRSPEVRAVMPPNLTFLWDVKPTTIEGQEYLQLNAIRKSAEATAPLGGEVVSDARQDYDQGGRPEVSMQMNPNGARKWEKLTGANIGRQVAIVLDDYVYSAPVVQSEIAGGNSSISGNFTIEEAQDLANVLKAGKLPAPTRIVEEAVVGPSLGQEAINQGLYSSLAGLVVIMIFMAVYYGRAGLVADAALLFNMFLILGVLAQFSTALTLPGIAGMVLVIGTSVDANVLIFERIREELNHGLQVKDAINKGYSRAFSAIFDSNVTTLIIAIILGFFGTGPVQNFAVTLGIGVFTSFLSAVFVSRLIIEWLTKGKETSAITFSTFLSRKLFQGVNFDIVGKRKIAYVASTIFIIIGFVLMAVQGGPNLGVDFRGGRAYIVDFDKVEPADKVRTALLDDFQGAGTEVKTYGAPNRLRITTGYLAEDESVEADAKVQATLLQGLKQFGADNPQIRSTSKVGATIADDIKKTSVLSLGLTLLAIFVYVLFRFEKWQYSMAAVVALFHDALFVIATYPIARALGLNYEMDQVFVAAVLTVLGYSMNDTVVIYDRIREYLRENPKLTFAQVVNPALNSTFSRTMITATTVLLVVVVLYIFGGETLRSFSFAMIIGMIIGTYSSLFIAAPLILDTYGRKEKDRLNEGSEAGAPKLSTAVQ encoded by the coding sequence ATGCGTAATAAAGGTTTAGTCATTACGCTGACGCTAATCGTGTCGGCGTTGTGCGTCTACTTCCTCTACTTCACGTTCGTGTCGAGGCGCGTGCAGGACGATGCCGTTCGCTACGCCACGCGCAACGGTGTGGTCGATCAGGCCAAGCGGCAGCGCTACCTCGACTCGGTGTGGCGCGCCCCGGTTACCAACGTACTGGGTGCCGAATACACCTACCGCGACGTGCGCAACTCGGAGCTGGGCCTCGGCCTCGACCTGAAAGGCGGCATGCACGTAACCCTGGAAGTTTCGCCGGTGGAGATTGTGCGCGCCATGGCGGGCAACTCCAAGGATGCCAAGTTTAACGAGGCCCTGCGCCGCGCCCAGGAGCTTCAGAAGCAGAACCCGAGCACCTCGTTCACGGCCCTGTTCGCGCAGTCGTTCCGCGAAGTGGCGCCCGGCGACCGGCTGGCCCGCATTTTCGCCAACACTACCAACCGCAGCCGTGGCATCGATGCCAGCTCGACGGACGAAAAGGTGCTGCGCGAAATCGACACCGAAGTGGAAGAAGCCATTGAGCGCGCCTTCCGCATTCTGCGTACCCGCGTCGACAAGTTCGGCGTAAACCAGCCCAACATCCAGCGCGTGAAGGGCACCGGCCGCATCCAGATTGAGCTGCCCGGTGTGGATAACCCCGACCGCGTACGCAAACTGCTCCAGGGCCAGGCTAAGCTCGAGTTCTGGGAAGTATGGCGCCAGGACGAGTTCTTCCCGTACCTGCAGCAACTCGACGAAGTGCTGAAAGCCAAGGAAGCCCTAGGTGGCAAAGCTGCCACTACGGCTGCCGCCGCCGCCCCAGCCGCCAACGACACAGCTGCTACCCCCGCCGACACTACCTCGCTGGCTAGCCAGCTGGCCAAGAAAAAGCCCGCCGGCGCAACCGCCGATTCGGCCCAAACGGCTCAGCAAGCCGGCTCCGGTCTGGCTAAGCTCTTCACGATGCCCGGTGCCTTGGGCGCCAACATCCGCGACACCGCCCGGGTAAACGCTGTGCTCCGCTCGCCCGAAGTGCGCGCCGTAATGCCCCCTAACCTCACGTTCCTGTGGGATGTGAAGCCTACTACCATCGAAGGCCAGGAGTACCTGCAGCTGAACGCCATCCGCAAATCGGCTGAGGCTACCGCCCCCCTAGGTGGCGAGGTGGTATCGGATGCCCGACAGGACTACGACCAGGGCGGCCGCCCCGAGGTATCGATGCAGATGAACCCCAACGGTGCCCGCAAGTGGGAAAAGCTGACCGGTGCGAACATTGGCCGCCAGGTAGCCATCGTGCTCGACGACTACGTGTACTCGGCGCCTGTGGTGCAGTCGGAAATTGCCGGTGGTAACTCGAGCATCTCGGGCAACTTCACCATCGAAGAAGCCCAAGACTTGGCCAACGTACTGAAGGCCGGTAAGCTGCCCGCCCCCACGCGCATCGTGGAAGAAGCGGTAGTTGGTCCGTCGCTGGGCCAAGAGGCCATCAACCAAGGCTTGTACTCGTCGCTGGCCGGCCTCGTGGTTATCATGATCTTCATGGCCGTGTACTACGGCCGTGCCGGTTTGGTAGCCGATGCTGCCCTGCTCTTCAACATGTTCCTGATTCTGGGCGTACTGGCTCAGTTCAGCACCGCCCTCACGCTGCCGGGTATTGCCGGTATGGTGCTTGTAATCGGTACCTCGGTTGACGCCAACGTACTGATCTTCGAACGCATCCGCGAAGAATTGAACCACGGCCTGCAAGTGAAGGACGCCATCAACAAAGGCTACTCACGTGCTTTCTCGGCCATTTTCGACTCGAACGTTACCACGCTGATCATTGCCATCATCCTGGGCTTCTTCGGCACGGGTCCGGTACAGAACTTCGCCGTAACGCTGGGTATCGGTGTGTTCACCTCGTTCCTGTCGGCCGTGTTCGTGTCGCGCCTCATCATTGAGTGGCTCACGAAGGGTAAAGAAACCTCGGCCATTACGTTCTCCACGTTCCTCTCGCGCAAGCTGTTCCAGGGCGTGAACTTCGACATCGTGGGCAAGCGCAAAATCGCCTACGTTGCCTCCACGATCTTCATCATCATCGGCTTTGTCCTGATGGCCGTGCAAGGCGGCCCCAACCTAGGGGTTGACTTCCGAGGTGGCCGTGCTTACATCGTCGATTTCGACAAAGTAGAGCCTGCCGACAAGGTGCGCACCGCCCTGCTCGACGACTTTCAGGGTGCTGGCACCGAGGTGAAGACCTATGGCGCACCGAACCGCCTGCGCATCACCACCGGCTACCTGGCCGAGGACGAATCGGTTGAAGCCGACGCGAAGGTGCAGGCCACGCTGTTGCAGGGCCTGAAGCAATTCGGGGCCGATAACCCGCAAATCCGCAGCACCTCGAAAGTGGGCGCTACCATTGCCGACGACATCAAGAAAACCTCGGTGCTGAGCCTCGGCCTCACGCTGCTGGCCATCTTCGTGTACGTACTGTTCCGCTTCGAGAAGTGGCAGTACTCAATGGCCGCGGTAGTAGCGCTGTTCCACGACGCCTTGTTCGTAATTGCGACGTACCCCATTGCCCGCGCCCTGGGCCTGAACTACGAGATGGACCAGGTATTCGTGGCGGCCGTGCTGACGGTGCTGGGTTACTCCATGAACGATACCGTGGTTATTTACGACCGTATCCGCGAGTACCTGCGCGAGAACCCCAAGCTGACGTTTGCCCAGGTGGTGAACCCCGCTCTGAACAGCACCTTCTCGCGCACGATGATTACGGCCACCACCGTACTGCTGGTAGTAGTGGTGCTGTACATCTTCGGTGGCGAAACGCTGCGTTCGTTCTCGTTTGCCATGATCATCGGTATGATCATCGGTACGTACTCGTCGCTGTTCATCGCCGCACCGCTGATCCTCGACACGTACGGCCGTAAGGAGAAAGACCGCCTGAACGAAGGCTCGGAAGCCGGTGCTCCGAAGCTCTCGACGGCTGTGCAGTAA